Proteins from a single region of Spirochaetaceae bacterium:
- a CDS encoding DUF805 domain-containing protein, which translates to MEYFIDCFKKYAVFKGRARRKEYWLFMLFFEGFFTPLWLLAMYYSRAFELPFIIFALVFITPKFAVTARRLHDINKSGWWALLTAGGLIAVIILTAWCVREGDAGDNPYGPNPKAERPS; encoded by the coding sequence ATGGAATATTTTATTGATTGTTTTAAGAAATATGCTGTTTTTAAGGGCAGAGCGCGACGGAAAGAGTATTGGCTGTTTATGTTATTTTTTGAGGGGTTTTTTACTCCATTATGGTTATTGGCTATGTATTATAGCCGCGCCTTTGAGCTGCCATTTATTATCTTTGCCTTAGTCTTTATTACTCCTAAATTTGCCGTAACGGCTAGGCGGTTGCACGATATTAATAAAAGCGGCTGGTGGGCCCTTTTAACTGCGGGCGGATTAATAGCGGTAATTATTTTAACGGCTTGGTGCGTACGCGAAGGTGATGCAGGTGATAACCCCTACGGCCCTAACCCTAAAGCCGAAAGACCAAGCTAA
- a CDS encoding DUF805 domain-containing protein has protein sequence MFIEYFKNNLTFKGRRTSWQFNGLFWFYVVLTVIWVAPLMLISYIAAANETLEAFINTAVYSTFFNVYFIFYGALAIIAFIAAGVKRLHDFNKSGWWLLLICIPIAGQFLMLYWFFFKKGDAGDNRFGPNPQVKKG, from the coding sequence ATGTTTATTGAATATTTTAAAAATAATTTAACCTTTAAAGGTCGGAGAACTTCTTGGCAGTTTAATGGTTTATTTTGGTTTTATGTTGTTTTAACGGTTATATGGGTAGCTCCCCTTATGTTAATAAGCTACATTGCGGCGGCTAATGAAACCCTTGAAGCCTTTATTAATACAGCAGTTTATAGTACATTTTTTAATGTTTATTTTATTTTTTACGGAGCGCTTGCCATTATAGCTTTTATAGCTGCCGGTGTTAAAAGGCTGCATGATTTTAATAAAAGCGGTTGGTGGCTGCTATTAATATGTATTCCTATTGCCGGGCAGTTTTTAATGTTGTATTGGTTCTTTTTTAAAAAAGGTGATGCGGGTGATAACCGCTTTGGCCCAAACCCTCAAGTCAAAAAAGGTTAA